The genomic stretch GGTCAGGCGGATGCCATCTCGCTCTGATGAGTTACTCATCACCAATTGGTAAATTTCAGCCAGCTGGTCCGGCAGCGTTAACACTGCCGCTTCAATCGCACTGCGCCGACTGAGCATGCGCTGATGGCGGGCTAATAAATTTTGGTATTCATCGCGCGCACGCGAGAGCTGCCGCACATCCGCGCCCAGTGCCGGTTTGCTGATTTGGGCATTGAGATCGTTCAGTTTGGCACTGATCTTACGTAAATCTACCGAGGCGGCACGTTCATCAATGCTGAGTAGCGACAGCCTTAAACTCAGATATTGTGTCGGTACGCTCTGAATTTTTTGTAAATCAGTGCCATTCAAAATCCCCGTTTGTTCTGAAGCGTGTTCAATCAAGCTGCGAACTTGTTGCCCCAGCATGGCGAACATTTGCTCAATTTCACGGGCGGTTTGTTTACTGCCACATTTGGCGAAAATTTCATCGAGCATGCGCTCGCTACTCATTGCCGTTTTTTGTTGCAGACGACGCTGATTGGCCCAAGCTCTAAAACTGGGCATATCAGGAATAAACAAACAGGCCAACGTTTCAAGTGCAACCGTGGCTAATAAAGGAAAAGCAGCGCCAACGAGGCCAAATGGAAACGAACAAATGACAGCGGTGGCTAGCCCCGCGAGCAACAGCGTAATGTTGCCCGGGCTCTGAATAAAATCAGCTAAATAATTGCGAGAGTCTGCCATTGTCGGAATTAGATTTTCGGTAGAACGAGTTTCTGACCGACTTGAATCAAATTAGGGTTAGGCAGGTTATTGCGCGCTTCAATTTGACGATAGCGGTTTTGATCACCCAGCTCTCGCGTTGCAATCAAAGAGAGCGTATCGCCTGATTTAACCACGTAGATTTTTTCCCCATTCGCAGCTGCGCCCGCTTGAACGACTTTGCTACTGATAAAGTATTTGCGCAGCAAATTCAGGTATTCATTCGATTCTTTAACTTTGCTAATGGCCAGATTGAGGTTTTGCAGTAATTCGCTGTCATTCGCACGAACGCCGATTTTGTAACGCACGTCCGAGTTAGGCAGCTTAGAAATCGCCATCACCAAATCGGTATTTTCAACCTCGGAAACACCAAACGGGTAGTCATAAATAATCGCGTCGACTTGCCCGCTGTGAATGGCTCGCGCCATCCAATCGCGTGCGCCATTGGTCGTCGCATCGCTAAGTTCAATCAACTGTGCGCCGGGTAAATTTTTCTGCGCATAAGCTTTTACGTCTGGGTCGCCCTGCAAAATGCCGATTCGTTTACCCGTAACATCGGCGATATCACGGATAGTAGAACGAGGTCCGGTGATCAGCGTGTAACCAAAGTCCGAAATATAAGGAACGGTGTAAACCACCCCCGCCAAATCGCCATCGGCAAAGGTGAGGCCATCAATGGCGATGTCGACACTTGGATTGCCACGATTATCCGTTTTGATTAACTGCTCAGGAACTTCGGGATAGGTGTCGACGGCGTGATCGGTGTCGATCACGATTTGTTTAGCATTTTTCGTAAATTCAGCTTGCGCAAACAGTAGGCGCATAAATTCAACGTTAAAACCTTTCGCTATGCCATTATCGGTATAAAAGAATGGCTTGGCGGGCGATTGCACGCTGACACGAACTACGCCTTTGTTAATGATGGATTGATAGGTATTGAAGTTATTTTGCGTGTTTTTAGCTTCGGTGCTTTGAGGGGCTGTGTTAGGGGCAGTTTCAGCGTTGTGCTTGGCAACTGGCGCAGCACTCGTCACAATTTCAGTGCTTTGTTCTGCCTGAGCAGGATTATTCGACTTATATAAATTCCAAGCGACTGATCCCACCGTGCCCAACACGATGACGGCGATCAGGCCTTTAGCCAAAGGTGTGAGTTGCATGACAATTACCTATCTGGATAAACAAAAAACTAGCTGAGCGTTCCACCGAGTTTGCGCGAGATGCTTTCAAGTCGTTGGATTTCTGATTGCAAACGCACTTGTTCCTGCTGTGTGGCCGCGACAGTGCTATTCGCTTGAGTGTGCAATTCTTGCAATGCCTTGGCATGATCAGCTGAGGCCAACTCGGCGGCGGCGTGCAATTGGGCAATTTGCTCGTTAATGTCTTTGCGCAATGCTTCATATTGCTGATTGAGCGCGTTTTCCTGCGCAGTTTCGGCATCGCGAGTCGAGATGATGTTCGCATTGAGCGTATTGCCATGGTTACGTAATGCAGTGACTTTTCGATTGGCATCGTCTAGTACTTCAGCCAAATCCCAAGAGTCATCGGCCGCATCCATCGCCGCTACTGCTGCCCGCTGGTTGGCTGGATCCATGGCGCCTAAACCATCGAGGATTTTTAGTAGGCGCTCTGCCGGGAAAGCAATGCTCGCTACGCCTTGCTGCTGATAAATATCATTCAGGCTTTGCTCTCTGGGCTGTGTTTCAGTGAGGTTGATCTGCTCGGCGCTGTTAATGGGGGCCGCGATCTCAACTTGATCGGCGACGGAGTTTGGTTCTGTTTCTGCAACTACCAGCCCAGCTTTCACTAGTAACGATTTCAAGCCCACGATTTATCCCTTGAACAGTGTAAGCAAACTATTTAAATAGCTTTCTTATGGTTGCGTTTATTCAAATGGATTGTACAAGAATGTGGCGGGAGGGTTAATTGCGTTGCGGTGAAGTGTGCAACACCGCAGCGATAACTTGCGGACTAGTAGTTTGGCGTGCTTGCGTTGCGGCTGGGTGAGTAGTGATCTGGGCGTAAGTGTGCGATCCACATGCTTGCATGATTGCTTAGGGTATTGCCTTGTAACTATGTATAGATAGGATCTATGAATTGATACTGACTGGGGTATGTGTGGATTTATTTTGAGGCGGGTTCTTGGATCGTGGCCACCATGCGTTGAACAGTCACTTCAGGAAAACTGTCTAAAGCTTTAAAATGCGGTGTGAAGCGAAACCCCATACTTTGATATAAGCTGGTTGCGCTGATATTCAGTGGGGAAACAAACAAAGCCACTTCTGCCGCACCTGCCGCTGCAGCCAATGCCAGAACTCGCTCAATCAGCGCTTTACCAATTCCGGTTCCGCGATGAGTAGGCGCTACCCACATGGCGATTAGATTAAATTCCTCAGCAGTTTTCACTCCCCCGACGAGCCCGGCCACTTGCTCACCCACGCGGGCGATGAAGTAGGTTGGCGGCGTGCGATTGGCTGCGCGGTCTTGCCAATCGGCATCGCTATAGGCGGCGACGGTGGCATAACTGAGGCCAAATGCGGTCGGTGCATCGAGTAGTGATTGCAGTCGGACCTGTTTCAGATCGCGCCAGTCGTTTTCTGTGCAAGCTTGAATTTCGAAAGACATCAGTTCGCCAGTGGCTTTAAGCCGAGTTTTCTTTTGCACCCAAGCGCCAACAATGACGGTGGGTAAGCAGATTAAAAAACCCAACCACCAGTTACTGCCAGTCTCGGCGACAAAAATCGAGCCTAAAGTACCGCTTGCGGCGGCGTGTAGTAG from Chitinibacter sp. SCUT-21 encodes the following:
- a CDS encoding transporter substrate-binding domain-containing protein; the encoded protein is MQLTPLAKGLIAVIVLGTVGSVAWNLYKSNNPAQAEQSTEIVTSAAPVAKHNAETAPNTAPQSTEAKNTQNNFNTYQSIINKGVVRVSVQSPAKPFFYTDNGIAKGFNVEFMRLLFAQAEFTKNAKQIVIDTDHAVDTYPEVPEQLIKTDNRGNPSVDIAIDGLTFADGDLAGVVYTVPYISDFGYTLITGPRSTIRDIADVTGKRIGILQGDPDVKAYAQKNLPGAQLIELSDATTNGARDWMARAIHSGQVDAIIYDYPFGVSEVENTDLVMAISKLPNSDVRYKIGVRANDSELLQNLNLAISKVKESNEYLNLLRKYFISSKVVQAGAAANGEKIYVVKSGDTLSLIATRELGDQNRYRQIEARNNLPNPNLIQVGQKLVLPKI
- a CDS encoding GNAT family N-acetyltransferase; translation: MFSHIKFSAIASGLLVMVVASFVAFFFGLLTLLWAQAAENHLIAASASIMLLSFRLLSFLMAGYLTAQLAISQPLLHAAASGTLGSIFVAETGSNWWLGFLICLPTVIVGAWVQKKTRLKATGELMSFEIQACTENDWRDLKQVRLQSLLDAPTAFGLSYATVAAYSDADWQDRAANRTPPTYFIARVGEQVAGLVGGVKTAEEFNLIAMWVAPTHRGTGIGKALIERVLALAAAAGAAEVALFVSPLNISATSLYQSMGFRFTPHFKALDSFPEVTVQRMVATIQEPASK